The Drosophila innubila isolate TH190305 chromosome 3R unlocalized genomic scaffold, UK_Dinn_1.0 2_E_3R, whole genome shotgun sequence genome has a segment encoding these proteins:
- the LOC117790933 gene encoding 2,3-bisphosphoglycerate-dependent phosphoglycerate mutase — MIKYLRGKLSNVFVKTNRLVLVRHGESEFNLKNLFCGWHDTPLSVGGLQQSRSIAAAKLIEAKFEFDKVYCSALVRSRQSADVILSEMKCAFLPVILDWRLNERHYGNLTGANKRQVANEYGEAQVQAWRRSYDEVPPPIDPSNNYYYEILNNLAFKDVPVGHFPFAESVHMCVNRVKPIWEEINQEVLNGKRILIVAHGTVARALVKHIEGLCNDEILKVNVPNCVPIVYEFNLKTGELIGNGKFLGDAKYIEDMKEKVALIGD; from the exons ATGATCAAGTATCTAAGAGGAAAACT CTCGAATGTCTTTGTAAAAACAAATCGTCTTGTTCTCGTGCGACATGGCGAgagtgaatttaatttgaaaaatctaTTTTGTGGCTGGCATGACACGCCACTCAGTGTGGGTG GTCTACAGCAATCGCGTAGTATTGCTGCCGCCAAGTTGATTGAAGCCAAGTTTGAGTTCGACAAAGTGTACTGCTCGGCATTGGTTCGCTCTCGACAAAGTGCGGATGTGATCTTGTCCGAAATGAAATGCGCTTTTCTGCCAGTGATTTTGGACTGGCGACTCAATGAACGGCATTACGGCAATTTGACCGGTGCCAACAAACGACAAGTGGCCAATGAGTATGGCGAGGCACAGGTTCAGGCCTGGCGACGCAGCTACGATGAGGTACCACCTCCGATAGACCCTTCGAACAACTACTACTATGAGATCTTGAATAATCTGGCCTTTAAAGATGTTCCCGTTGGTCACTTTCCATTCGCGGAATCCGTGCACATGTGTGTGAATCGTGTGAAACCGATCTGGGAAGAGATCAACCAAGAAGTCCTTAACGGCAAACGCATATTGATCGTCGCCCATGGAACGGTCGCCCGAGCTCTTGTTAAGCACATAGAAG gACTGTGTAACGATGAGATCTTGAAAGTCAATGTCCCCAACTGTGTTCCTATTGTGTATGAGTTCAATTTGAAAACCGGTGAGCTCATAGGAAACGGCAAATTTCTTGGTGATGCGAAATATATTGAGGACATGAAGGAAAAAGTTGCATTAATTGGCGattga